Genomic segment of Syntrophorhabdus sp.:
GAGAGACCCACGTCCTTTTCCCGGACAAAACGCCTGACCCAGTCGCGGTAGGCGACCTTCGTCCTCATCTGGAAACCGCCGGCCACCTCAGCCACCTCGACGGACCGCCCGGGGTCGGAATACTCCGCCGCAAGG
This window contains:
- a CDS encoding SMC-Scp complex subunit ScpB; the protein is MELKNIIEAVLFSSARPVTVKQVARRLGEFSLEEIESAFRALAAEYSDPGRSVEVAEVAGGFQMRTKVAYRDWVRRFVREKDVGLS